A window from Amblyomma americanum isolate KBUSLIRL-KWMA chromosome 7, ASM5285725v1, whole genome shotgun sequence encodes these proteins:
- the LOC144096758 gene encoding uncharacterized protein LOC144096758 produces MAPLHSQNDRPQKRVRTEAKTHYLQKSKDTFPKFHVIHSEATDKTARTISPFIVTKTLTSALGTGCKLKKMPSGDLLLELKENDQYSKLSNIVFIGDTTVSVTAHRSLNTVRGVISEIDFLQLTEEEMLEGLKNQNVINVHRIKIRKENKEIATKHLVLTFSSSTLPESIEVGYLKINVRHYIPNPRRCFNCQRYGHGSQSCRGRKTCAKCASQEHVSESCEAATLHCANCQGDHPSYSRSCPSWKNEKEIITMKTKQNITFKEARQLFYAKHTFSFTARTSFADVVRGGAAPHRVPASAQAKPQAGPPAPLAGSANAVLPPPQTVSPSL; encoded by the coding sequence ATGGCTCCCCTCCACTCACAAAATGATCGCCCTCAAAAAAGAGTGCGGACTGAAGCAAAAACCCACTACCTTCAGAAGTCCAAGGACACTTTCCCGAAATTTCACGTCATTCACAGCGAAGCAACAGATAAGACCGCCCGAACAATATCCCCATTCATAGTCACAAAAACCCTAACCTCTGCCTTGGGCACGGGTTGCAAGCTAAAAAAAATGCCTAGTGGCGACCTTCTACTAGAACTGAAAGAGAACGATCAATATTCTAAACTGTCCAACATAGTGTTCATTGGGGATACAACTGTCTCAGTGACTGCACATAGATCTTTGAACACCGTCCGGGGTGTGATCTCCGAAATCGATTTCCTTCAACtcacagaagaagaaatgcttgaaggtctAAAAAACCAAAATGTCATCAATGTTCACCGCATAAAAATccgaaaggaaaacaaagaaatcgCAACAAAACATCTTGTCCTCACATTCAGCTCAAGCACACTGCCCGAGTCAATCGAAGTTGGTTACCTAAAGATAAATGTCCGACACTACATCCCAAACCCGCGACGGTGTTTTAACTGCCAGCGAtacggccatggctcacagagctgtcgtggtcGGAAAACATGTGCGAAATGCGCCTCGCAAGAGCACGTCTCTGAAAGCTGTGAAGCTGCAACACTACATTGCGCAAACTGTCAAGGTGACCATCCCTCTTACTCAAGATCATGCCCCTCATGGAAGAATGAGAAAGAAATCATAACAATGAAGACAAAGCAAAATATAACTTTCAAGGAAGCACGACAACTCTTTTATGCAAAACACACATTCAGTTTCACAGCAAGAACAagcttcgccgatgtggtgcgtgggggCGCTGCACCACACCGCGTTCCGGCTTCTGCCCAGGCAAAACCTCAGGCAGGGCCACCTGCGCCCCTGGCAGGGTCAGCAAATGCTGTC